A single genomic interval of Lacrimispora sphenoides JCM 1415 harbors:
- a CDS encoding B12-binding domain-containing radical SAM protein, whose product MKFLLVALNAKYIHSNPAVYSLKAYAKAHVREPELEDGRFQIETLEYTINNQPDEILKDIFLRKPDAIGFSCYIWNFSYVLELIRDLPKVLPHVEIWLGGPEVSYDAPEILCREQSVYGVMMGEGEETFSEVVRCYLERFRGNLNGRNSSFQAIDGTAVRDEEGNVTMNPRRTAVDMNSIPFFYKDLKNFENRIIYYESSRGCPFSCSYCLSSLDKSVRLRDSTLVIKELNVFLENRVPQVKFVDRTFNCSRKHTMEIWRHIIEHDNGVTNFHFEISADLLNEEELELMSRMRPGLIQLEIGVQSTNQSTIKEIRRTMDLKRLKKRVDKINSFGNIHQHLDLIAGLPGEDYQSFRNSFNEVYEMKPEQLQLGFLKVLKGSYLWEKAGEYGVQFKEKAPYEVLSTKWIDYGGILKLKALEEMLEVYGNSGQFRTTLDELLKEFETPFDMFETLAEYYDKQGYLKISHNRMARYEILEGFLYSLVPEKRSLYRDLLVYDLYLRENLKSRPVFAADQEPFKDQVRAFFEAEAAGFRYLKEGYDGYEARQLIKMAHVEVFRDGRAVLFDYKKRDALSHNAAAYEIGVWRK is encoded by the coding sequence ATGAAATTTTTGCTGGTGGCGCTCAACGCCAAATATATCCATTCCAATCCCGCTGTTTACAGCTTAAAGGCCTATGCGAAAGCCCATGTAAGAGAACCGGAACTGGAGGATGGAAGGTTTCAGATTGAAACTTTAGAATACACCATTAACAATCAGCCCGATGAAATCTTAAAGGATATTTTCTTAAGGAAACCGGATGCCATTGGGTTTTCCTGTTACATCTGGAACTTTTCCTATGTATTAGAGCTGATCCGGGACCTTCCGAAAGTTCTCCCTCATGTGGAGATCTGGCTGGGAGGTCCCGAGGTGTCTTATGACGCCCCTGAAATCCTTTGCCGGGAGCAATCCGTTTATGGGGTCATGATGGGGGAAGGAGAGGAAACCTTTTCTGAAGTGGTGCGATGCTATCTGGAGCGGTTCAGGGGAAACCTTAATGGCAGGAATTCTTCTTTTCAGGCGATAGACGGTACCGCCGTAAGAGATGAGGAAGGAAATGTTACAATGAATCCGCGAAGGACAGCGGTGGACATGAACTCTATTCCCTTCTTCTATAAAGATCTAAAGAATTTTGAGAACCGTATCATTTACTATGAAAGCAGCCGCGGCTGTCCTTTTTCCTGCAGTTATTGCCTCTCTTCCCTGGATAAGTCCGTGAGGCTTCGCGATAGTACCCTGGTTATAAAGGAGCTTAATGTGTTCCTTGAAAACCGGGTTCCCCAGGTGAAATTTGTGGACAGGACCTTTAACTGCAGCAGAAAGCATACCATGGAGATCTGGCGCCATATCATAGAACATGATAACGGGGTGACTAATTTTCATTTCGAGATATCCGCGGATCTTTTAAACGAGGAGGAACTTGAGCTTATGTCCCGTATGAGGCCGGGACTGATCCAGCTTGAGATCGGAGTCCAGAGCACCAACCAGTCAACCATTAAGGAAATCCGCAGGACCATGGATTTGAAGCGATTAAAGAAAAGGGTTGACAAAATCAACAGCTTTGGAAATATCCATCAGCATCTTGACCTGATCGCCGGACTTCCGGGAGAAGATTACCAAAGCTTTCGTAATTCCTTTAATGAGGTATATGAGATGAAGCCGGAACAGCTTCAGCTTGGATTTTTAAAGGTGTTAAAAGGTTCCTATCTGTGGGAGAAGGCGGGGGAATACGGGGTTCAGTTTAAGGAGAAGGCACCCTACGAGGTGCTTTCAACCAAATGGATCGACTACGGCGGGATTCTGAAGCTGAAGGCTTTGGAGGAAATGCTGGAGGTCTACGGAAACAGCGGACAGTTCCGGACGACCTTAGATGAACTTCTTAAAGAGTTTGAAACGCCTTTTGATATGTTTGAGACCCTGGCTGAATATTATGATAAGCAGGGGTACTTAAAAATCAGCCATAACCGAATGGCCCGGTATGAGATCCTGGAAGGATTCCTATACAGCCTGGTACCGGAAAAACGTTCCCTGTACCGGGATCTTCTGGTGTATGATCTTTACCTGAGGGAAAATTTAAAGAGCCGGCCTGTTTTTGCGGCAGACCAGGAACCATTTAAGGACCAGGTAAGGGCATTTTTTGAGGCAGAGGCAGCAGGTTTCCGGTATTTGAAGGAAGGTTATGATGGTTATGAGGCCAGACAGCTCATTAAGATGGCTCATGTGGAGGTATTCCGGGACGGAAGGGCAGTTCTTTTTGATTATAAAAAACGGGATGCCCTGTCTCATAATGCAGCTGCTTATGAAATCGGTGTATGGAGGAAATAA
- the nth gene encoding endonuclease III, whose translation MAKRETKAERQARVLKVLEALDREYGTSYVCYLNHENPWQLLIAVILSAQCTDARVNMVTPDLFRKYDSPEKFAQADLKELEKDIHSLGFYHMKAKNIISCCQDLVEKFGGEVPRTMEELTSLAGVGRKTANVIRGNIYHEPSIVVDTHVKRISRKLGFAKEEDPEKIEYELMKVLPKEHWILWNIQIITLGRSICIARNPKCSQCFLKKLCPSAGLEPSQKRED comes from the coding sequence ATGGCAAAGAGAGAGACAAAAGCAGAACGTCAGGCCAGGGTATTAAAAGTGCTTGAGGCCCTTGACAGGGAATATGGAACTTCATATGTATGCTATTTAAACCACGAAAATCCATGGCAGCTTTTAATAGCGGTCATTTTAAGCGCACAGTGCACCGATGCCAGGGTAAACATGGTGACACCGGACTTGTTCAGGAAGTATGATTCACCAGAGAAATTTGCACAGGCAGATTTAAAGGAATTGGAGAAAGATATCCATTCTCTAGGATTTTATCATATGAAAGCGAAGAACATCATATCCTGCTGTCAGGACCTGGTGGAAAAATTCGGAGGTGAGGTTCCCCGGACAATGGAGGAACTGACCTCTCTTGCAGGAGTGGGTCGTAAAACAGCCAATGTTATCCGGGGAAACATTTACCATGAGCCAAGCATTGTAGTAGATACTCACGTAAAGCGGATCTCCAGAAAGCTGGGCTTTGCAAAGGAAGAGGATCCGGAGAAAATAGAGTATGAGCTGATGAAGGTACTTCCAAAAGAGCACTGGATCTTATGGAATATTCAGATCATTACCCTTGGCAGATCCATTTGTATTGCAAGAAATCCGAAGTGCAGCCAGTGCTTTTTGAAAAAGCTTTGTCCCAGCGCCGGACTGGAACCAAGTCAGAAGAGGGAGGATTAA
- a CDS encoding deoxycytidylate deaminase, producing MAGKREDYITWDEYFMGVAALSARRSKDPSTQVGACIVSQDNKILSMGYNGFPMGCSDDEFPWDKEDEQADPYNAKYFYSTHSELNAILNYRGGSLEGSKLYVTLFPCNECAKAIIQAGIKTIVYGSDKYDGTPAVNASKRMLNAAGVRYYQYQPTGRKIEIEV from the coding sequence ATGGCGGGAAAAAGAGAAGATTATATTACATGGGATGAATATTTTATGGGAGTAGCGGCTCTTTCCGCAAGGCGATCCAAGGATCCCAGCACCCAGGTGGGAGCCTGCATCGTAAGCCAGGATAATAAGATTTTATCCATGGGTTACAATGGGTTTCCCATGGGCTGCTCGGATGATGAATTTCCGTGGGACAAGGAAGATGAGCAGGCAGATCCTTACAATGCCAAATATTTCTATTCCACCCACAGTGAATTAAATGCTATCCTTAACTACAGAGGGGGCAGCTTAGAAGGCAGCAAGCTTTATGTTACTCTGTTCCCCTGCAACGAATGTGCGAAGGCCATCATACAGGCCGGAATTAAAACCATTGTTTACGGTTCGGACAAGTATGACGGTACTCCTGCAGTCAATGCTTCCAAGCGGATGCTCAATGCAGCAGGGGTCCGGTATTACCAGTATCAGCCGACTGGAAGAAAGATAGAGATCGAGGTTTGA
- a CDS encoding L-threonylcarbamoyladenylate synthase has translation MKTERIIIEDKEQPEEELLKKPAEILRNGGLVAFPTETVYGLGANALNEEAAGKIYAAKGRPSDNPLIAHIADFDDLPPLVTVIPEAGRRLMEAFWPGPLTLIFPKSDLVPYGTTGGLDTVAVRMPADPVANALIRLAGVPVAAPSANTSGRPSPTTADHVWQDMNGKIDMIVDGGAVGIGVESTIIDVSGDEPVILRPGAITQEMAFSVLGQEVPLDPAIVSGPMKADVRPKAPGMKYKHYAPKADLTLVEGETENVIRTIKRLAEEKLSKGFRVGIICTEETKERYPDGMVRSMGLRAREETIAHNLYGVLREFDDLDADFIFSESFSRDHLGQAIMNRLTKAAGYHILNAGCKEDCVHD, from the coding sequence ATGAAGACAGAACGAATTATAATAGAAGATAAAGAACAGCCGGAGGAAGAACTGTTAAAGAAGCCTGCGGAAATATTAAGAAACGGCGGTCTGGTGGCGTTTCCAACGGAAACCGTATACGGTCTTGGAGCCAATGCCTTAAACGAAGAGGCAGCGGGGAAAATTTATGCGGCAAAGGGCAGGCCCTCGGATAACCCGCTGATCGCCCATATAGCAGATTTTGATGATCTGCCTCCCCTGGTAACTGTCATACCCGAAGCAGGAAGACGGCTGATGGAAGCGTTTTGGCCGGGTCCTTTGACCCTTATTTTCCCGAAAAGCGATCTGGTTCCCTATGGGACTACCGGAGGACTTGATACGGTGGCAGTGCGCATGCCTGCCGATCCGGTAGCCAATGCTCTCATTCGTTTGGCCGGGGTGCCGGTGGCAGCGCCAAGTGCCAATACCTCCGGACGGCCAAGTCCCACTACTGCTGATCATGTATGGCAGGATATGAATGGAAAGATTGATATGATCGTAGACGGAGGGGCCGTAGGAATCGGAGTGGAATCCACGATCATCGATGTATCAGGGGACGAGCCGGTGATTTTAAGGCCGGGTGCCATAACACAGGAAATGGCTTTTTCTGTTCTTGGACAAGAGGTCCCTCTTGACCCTGCCATTGTTTCAGGGCCGATGAAAGCGGATGTGAGGCCAAAGGCCCCTGGTATGAAATATAAGCATTATGCGCCAAAAGCAGACTTAACTCTGGTAGAGGGCGAAACAGAGAATGTAATACGGACTATAAAACGGCTGGCAGAAGAAAAGCTTTCCAAAGGGTTTCGTGTGGGGATCATCTGTACCGAAGAAACGAAAGAGAGATATCCTGATGGAATGGTAAGAAGCATGGGATTACGTGCCAGGGAGGAGACCATTGCCCATAACCTTTACGGAGTACTGAGGGAATTTGATGATCTGGACGCGGATTTTATTTTTTCTGAAAGCTTCTCCAGAGATCATTTGGGACAGGCTATTATGAACCGGTTGACCAAGGCGGCAGGATACCATATTTTAAATGCAGGCTGTAAAGAAGACTGTGTTCATGATTAA
- a CDS encoding PolC-type DNA polymerase III — translation MVLSYIAVDLETTGLDPKQDKIIEIGAVKVIEGQVTENYETFVNPYRKLEPKVGMLTGITNRQLEASRGIGEVIGGFLDFAGDLPILGHHVIFDYSFLKRAAINEGYEFERQGIDTLKLARRFMPPDEKKNLTAACVYFGIVQTLSHRALADAMAAQKLYQELADRYEKESPEAFGPQALIYKVKKEQPASKRQKEHLQDLLKYHKIVLSVQTEYLSRNEISRITDKIIAQYGRI, via the coding sequence GTGGTATTATCCTATATTGCCGTAGATTTGGAAACCACCGGTCTTGACCCAAAGCAGGATAAGATCATTGAAATCGGAGCGGTGAAGGTTATAGAGGGGCAGGTTACAGAGAACTACGAAACCTTTGTTAATCCTTACAGGAAGCTGGAGCCTAAGGTAGGTATGCTCACCGGCATTACCAACCGCCAGTTAGAGGCTTCCCGGGGAATTGGAGAGGTGATTGGCGGTTTTTTGGATTTTGCAGGAGATTTACCGATACTGGGACATCACGTAATATTTGATTACAGTTTTTTAAAGCGTGCGGCAATCAATGAGGGCTATGAATTTGAGCGTCAGGGAATCGACACCCTAAAGCTTGCACGAAGATTTATGCCCCCTGATGAGAAGAAAAATTTAACAGCAGCCTGCGTATATTTTGGGATCGTTCAAACCTTAAGCCACCGGGCGCTTGCAGATGCAATGGCAGCCCAAAAGCTTTATCAGGAATTGGCAGATCGGTATGAGAAGGAATCGCCGGAAGCCTTTGGCCCTCAGGCTTTGATTTATAAGGTGAAAAAAGAGCAGCCGGCCTCAAAAAGGCAAAAAGAACACTTGCAGGATTTATTAAAATATCATAAAATAGTTTTATCTGTGCAAACAGAATATTTGTCCAGAAATGAAATATCAAGAATCACGGATAAAATCATAGCACAGTATGGAAGAATATAA